The following proteins come from a genomic window of Nitrosopumilaceae archaeon AB1(1):
- a CDS encoding Fe(2+)-trafficking protein — MARVCTKCKSDIPDSDELNPITEKYPCCNKCWEEWKEYKVMVINEMRLDMSMSDHRKVIKKHEKVFVGVLSPEGDIIDYGNEDNRNPEEPSG, encoded by the coding sequence ATGGCACGAGTGTGTACCAAATGTAAATCAGACATACCAGATTCTGATGAATTGAATCCTATAACTGAGAAATACCCATGCTGTAACAAGTGTTGGGAAGAGTGGAAAGAATACAAAGTAATGGTAATTAATGAAATGCGATTAGATATGTCAATGTCAGATCACCGTAAAGTAATTAAAAAACATGAAAAAGTATTCGTTGGTGTATTATCACCAGAAGGGGATATCATAGATTATGGTAATGAGGATAATAGAAATCCAGAAGAACCATCAGGTTAA